From Alienimonas californiensis, a single genomic window includes:
- a CDS encoding 3-dehydroquinate synthase has product MPDPSRPAVPPAGTGPAPAAGSSVGAGDRTGDRFDVPFTVPLTHRLRFTRDALGADANVLAALLESGEGEDRVTPKVQVWADGALANGVPGLTGRLNELLADWAAAGLAEPAGTFRIVGGEACKNDPRHVERVLTAINDADLDRRSYVLVLGGGAVLDAVGYAAAIAHRGVRLIRLPTTTLAQGDSGVGVKNAVNLFQKKNWQGTFAAPWAVVNDARLLETLPDRDFRGGFSECVKVSLLKSAEDFADLCERAEAIKNREFDAYWPALKTSCLWHLNHITAGGDPFEAREARPLDFGHWSAHRLEPLSGYAVRHGEAVGLGVALDVLYSAAVHGLPAADADRVLDCLAALGLPLWHPLLGEPDRLMRGLEEFRQHLGGRLTITLLGGVGAPVNVHAIDDAAMRQALRSLSRAASKRGATWEEFFRDLALRVPHPSHAEAPRGLGVTDVADEKRPVRSLPTNPKRPVTPVKVKS; this is encoded by the coding sequence GTGCCCGACCCCTCCCGCCCCGCGGTTCCCCCCGCCGGAACTGGCCCGGCCCCCGCGGCGGGGTCGTCGGTCGGGGCGGGCGATCGCACGGGCGATCGGTTCGACGTCCCCTTTACGGTCCCGCTGACCCACCGCCTGCGGTTCACCCGGGACGCCCTCGGCGCCGACGCGAACGTGCTGGCCGCGTTGTTAGAGAGCGGCGAGGGCGAGGACCGCGTCACGCCGAAGGTGCAGGTCTGGGCGGACGGCGCCCTGGCGAACGGGGTGCCGGGGCTGACGGGGCGCCTGAACGAACTGCTGGCCGACTGGGCCGCCGCGGGGCTCGCGGAGCCGGCGGGGACCTTTCGCATCGTCGGCGGGGAGGCGTGCAAGAACGACCCGCGGCACGTCGAGCGGGTGCTGACGGCGATCAACGACGCCGACTTGGACCGCCGCAGCTACGTGCTGGTGTTGGGCGGCGGCGCCGTGCTGGACGCGGTCGGCTACGCCGCGGCGATCGCCCACCGCGGCGTCCGGCTGATCCGTCTGCCCACCACCACGCTGGCGCAGGGCGACAGCGGCGTGGGGGTCAAGAACGCCGTCAACCTCTTTCAAAAGAAGAACTGGCAGGGCACCTTCGCCGCCCCCTGGGCCGTGGTGAACGACGCCCGCCTGCTGGAAACCCTGCCGGACCGCGACTTCCGCGGCGGCTTCAGCGAGTGCGTGAAGGTTTCCCTGCTGAAAAGCGCCGAGGACTTCGCCGACCTCTGCGAACGGGCCGAGGCGATTAAAAACCGCGAGTTCGACGCCTACTGGCCGGCCCTCAAGACGAGTTGCCTGTGGCACCTCAACCACATCACCGCCGGCGGGGACCCGTTCGAGGCCCGCGAGGCCCGGCCGCTGGACTTCGGCCACTGGAGCGCCCACCGGCTGGAACCGCTCAGCGGGTACGCCGTCCGCCACGGGGAGGCGGTCGGCCTGGGGGTGGCCCTGGACGTGCTCTATTCCGCCGCCGTCCACGGCCTGCCCGCCGCCGACGCCGACCGCGTGCTGGACTGCCTCGCCGCCCTCGGATTGCCCCTCTGGCACCCGCTGCTGGGCGAGCCCGACCGACTGATGCGGGGGTTGGAGGAGTTCCGGCAGCACCTCGGCGGCCGGTTGACGATCACGCTGCTGGGCGGCGTCGGCGCCCCGGTGAACGTCCACGCGATCGACGACGCGGCCATGCGGCAGGCGTTGCGCTCCCTCTCCCGGGCCGCCAGCAAGCGGGGAGCGACTTGGGAAGAGTTTTTCAGAGATCTGGCCCTGAGGGTCCCCCACCCTTCTCACGCCGAGGCCCCGCGGGGCCTCGGCGTGACGGATGTGGCGGACGAGAAGCGTCCCGTCCGTTCGCTCCCCACGAACCCCAAGCGGCCCGTGACGCCGGTGAAGGTGAAGTCTTGA
- a CDS encoding HD domain-containing protein, translated as MTPQPADGPTPAQLAALRPLLAEMNDLKRVRAALSDPTGTFAADRFRGAWAMLLEGHDPAAVAYSEAAAAVAAARLGGIDARVLADAGLEEPAIADVLRRSIAHWADALPDPLPAALAAAAGDLPLADEATAARLEELFDEETAPPFAEVLDRLADAPRRGDAGPVFASGESHADHCYLVAVYSVLLAPLYQADAGTVFLAALSHHLHNAFLPDAGSAGEKVLGEHWEPITETFTQRCLDALPGPLADEVSDARRRLANADTPEGRCFHAADRLDGELQREFCERPAS; from the coding sequence TTGACCCCCCAACCGGCCGACGGCCCCACGCCCGCCCAACTCGCCGCCCTGCGGCCGCTGTTGGCGGAGATGAACGATTTAAAACGAGTGCGGGCGGCGTTGAGCGACCCGACCGGCACGTTCGCCGCGGACCGTTTTCGCGGGGCCTGGGCGATGTTGCTGGAAGGCCACGACCCGGCCGCCGTCGCCTATTCGGAGGCCGCCGCCGCCGTGGCCGCCGCCCGGTTGGGGGGGATCGACGCCCGCGTGCTGGCCGACGCCGGGCTGGAGGAGCCGGCGATCGCCGACGTGCTGCGACGCTCGATCGCCCATTGGGCCGACGCCCTGCCGGACCCGCTGCCGGCCGCCCTCGCCGCCGCTGCCGGCGACCTCCCCCTGGCCGACGAGGCGACCGCCGCCCGGCTGGAAGAGCTGTTCGACGAGGAGACGGCCCCGCCCTTCGCCGAGGTGTTAGACCGCCTCGCCGACGCCCCCCGCCGCGGCGACGCCGGCCCGGTCTTCGCCTCCGGGGAAAGCCACGCGGACCACTGCTATCTCGTCGCGGTGTATAGCGTGCTGTTGGCGCCGCTGTATCAGGCGGACGCGGGCACGGTGTTCCTCGCCGCGCTGAGCCATCACCTTCACAACGCCTTCCTGCCCGACGCCGGCTCCGCCGGGGAGAAAGTGTTGGGCGAGCATTGGGAACCGATCACGGAGACGTTCACGCAGCGCTGCCTGGACGCCCTGCCCGGCCCGCTGGCTGATGAAGTGAGCGACGCCCGCCGCCGTCTGGCGAACGCCGACACCCCCGAGGGCCGCTGCTTTCACGCCGCCGACAGGTTAGACGGCGAGTTGCAGCGGGAATTCTGCGAGCGGCCCGCGTCATAA
- a CDS encoding Uma2 family endonuclease — protein MPATLDSPPAAPPPAAPAASPRPGSAPPVPDVRLTEAEYLHRERTEADGLRSELSHGELIPMAGESELHIDLAKAIERAFDDLIAGRPLKTFRSNMRLRVADGRYRYPDVMLTPRPPEMLDGEQDTVTNPLVLVEVLSPSTATVDRGAKLDDYRTIPSLTDYLIVSQDEPSVDHYTRLSATEWKLVTYSGPEAAVPVTGVGELTLGPLYPPA, from the coding sequence ATGCCCGCCACGCTCGATTCGCCGCCCGCCGCCCCGCCGCCCGCCGCCCCCGCGGCGTCGCCCCGCCCCGGCTCCGCCCCGCCCGTCCCCGACGTGCGGCTGACGGAGGCGGAGTACCTGCACCGCGAACGTACCGAAGCCGATGGGCTCCGCAGCGAACTCTCTCACGGCGAACTGATCCCGATGGCCGGCGAAAGCGAACTTCACATCGATCTGGCCAAGGCGATCGAGCGGGCGTTCGACGACCTGATCGCCGGCCGGCCGCTGAAGACCTTCCGTTCCAACATGCGACTGCGGGTCGCCGACGGACGGTACCGCTACCCCGACGTCATGCTGACGCCGCGGCCGCCGGAGATGCTGGACGGCGAGCAGGACACCGTGACGAATCCGCTGGTTCTCGTCGAAGTCCTCTCCCCCAGCACCGCGACCGTCGACCGCGGCGCCAAGCTGGACGATTACCGCACGATTCCGTCGCTGACGGATTATCTGATCGTCTCGCAGGACGAGCCGAGCGTCGATCATTACACCCGGCTGTCGGCGACCGAGTGGAAGCTCGTCACCTATTCCGGCCCCGAAGCCGCCGTGCCCGTGACCGGCGTGGGCGAATTAACGCTCGGCCCGCTCTACCCGCCGGCCTGA
- a CDS encoding coiled-coil domain-containing protein, translated as MSHAPTPRTVRPWATVWRARRTLRAILCAAALLSGANAAFAQEDGGEPSALDGPERAFLEGLRERRLADYAMLEIDRLAADEDTPAELKAALPYERALTLLALARSAGPGTDARTRLDEASALLEDFALKNPNNPLAGDAQFLRAEILQQAAADLLDVEDPVALPEETKTQARRLLEDAGRVYGDARRGLERTIQEIGLEQRDDAAVARRTAAEGRLIRARVEAARVVFRRAQTYPIGSPDRSRLLDEADAPLEELRNDFRRKIGALPGRIIQGQIRMARVPEDPAAVAKLSGDARTEAVKQLTTAAAILEEVVNQEPPAGAGIAVRAAVERLRGTAQRLRLSVLNNPLKADHQTVVTQATAWLDADRARGGSDTGAGVIFERGIAQERGAPAEDGRDRTRDLRAALADFQTAARRSEAVRGPATLAADRVREKLGLDRATPTKFVDAFDAAQALLRQLKEKQDAVAAAMTPEDKAAAQGDLDSLLSEIARLLNAANELADSNTDIGELSRARYLLAYVNTLAGRYYEAAVLAEYVAQNFNPPPPDPEKPDAPDQSGIPLQAATTAALAWTQAYQTRPEGFDGSFELSQLERLAGWIAEKYPDSDAATNARVTLGRVLLNEGELARAADAFAAIPESDAGYADAQLRAGDALWRRSLELARAEAADGPATPPPGGEDAPNAETLRQEAQQYLQRGVAKAEASLSGDAELSPTLVIGKTTLAQIYNGEGEFQKAVDELTGGKAKVQNAVAVAEGAERPDKGIKSAGFAKIVYQQLLRAQIGLKNIDAARQTIKDIQSVSTGGDVGVFVSLGRQIQEELEEIPPGPARDEARANLVSFLEEIAASDDQTFGSLMWVAETYAGLAETLPEGAAQGRQYYDAAAKALRSVVQNHLPEENKQAAANAVRLRLAEVLAGAGKFQEGYDQVLQVLSASENALNAQTVAANLLGDWGAAEGDAATLVKALAGDETAKVWGWGKISLMLAKQLRTPEGERFQADFNNARLQIPTVRAALAATKSGDEQTSEYQAAEKELLSWITLTPPDKIAPETRKQAEELYRSLQESRGVADPAPLPTGGAPAATPSADGEEPRVADAGAGTQNANSPAATDTAEEDEGPNVVLLVVGLVVLTLITIGGIIAFKPKPRKRAARRSTGKAGDEGATHAKMKGHGVVRSSLPDVAPIPAAVPAAAVDEGPVGTDFPDFSALSQKKASKPAAGTAPRTRSGVPSASSGTSGPEAVKRRRSSSSSSSGTSSSGKTRRPASPGAAAPDGKTVRRRSSSSGSTSSGSSGSSSSGSSSSDSSGAPRKRRPKPPSE; from the coding sequence ATGTCGCACGCCCCCACCCCGCGGACGGTCCGGCCGTGGGCGACGGTTTGGCGGGCGCGCCGCACGCTGCGGGCGATCCTGTGCGCCGCCGCCCTGCTGAGCGGCGCCAACGCCGCCTTCGCCCAGGAGGACGGCGGGGAGCCCTCCGCCCTGGACGGGCCGGAGCGGGCCTTCCTGGAAGGGCTGCGGGAACGGCGGCTGGCGGACTACGCCATGTTGGAGATCGACCGCCTCGCCGCGGACGAGGACACGCCGGCGGAACTCAAAGCGGCATTGCCCTACGAGCGGGCCCTCACCCTGCTGGCCCTCGCCCGCAGCGCCGGCCCGGGGACGGACGCCCGCACCCGGCTGGACGAGGCCTCGGCGTTGCTGGAGGACTTCGCCCTCAAAAACCCGAACAACCCCCTCGCCGGGGACGCCCAGTTCCTGCGGGCGGAGATCCTGCAACAGGCCGCCGCCGATTTGTTGGACGTGGAGGACCCGGTCGCCCTGCCGGAGGAGACCAAAACGCAGGCCCGCCGCCTGCTGGAGGACGCCGGACGGGTCTACGGCGACGCCCGCCGCGGGTTGGAGCGGACCATCCAGGAGATCGGCCTGGAACAGCGGGACGACGCCGCCGTCGCCCGCCGCACCGCCGCCGAGGGCCGGCTGATCCGCGCCCGGGTGGAGGCCGCCCGCGTGGTGTTCCGCCGCGCCCAGACCTACCCGATCGGCAGCCCGGACCGCAGCCGTCTGCTGGACGAGGCGGACGCCCCGCTGGAGGAGCTGCGCAACGACTTCCGCCGCAAAATCGGGGCGCTGCCCGGCCGCATCATTCAGGGCCAGATCCGCATGGCCCGCGTGCCGGAGGACCCCGCCGCGGTCGCGAAGCTCTCCGGCGACGCACGGACCGAGGCGGTCAAACAGCTCACCACCGCGGCGGCGATTCTGGAGGAGGTGGTCAATCAGGAACCGCCCGCCGGCGCCGGCATCGCGGTGCGGGCGGCGGTCGAGCGGCTTCGCGGCACGGCCCAGCGGCTGCGGTTGTCGGTGCTGAACAACCCGCTCAAGGCCGATCATCAAACCGTCGTCACCCAGGCGACGGCCTGGCTGGACGCCGATCGCGCCCGCGGCGGCTCGGACACCGGCGCCGGGGTGATCTTCGAGCGCGGCATCGCCCAGGAGCGCGGCGCCCCGGCGGAGGACGGCCGCGACCGCACCCGCGACCTGCGGGCCGCCCTGGCCGACTTCCAGACCGCCGCCCGCCGCAGCGAGGCGGTCCGCGGCCCGGCGACCCTCGCCGCCGACCGCGTGCGAGAGAAGCTCGGCCTGGACCGCGCGACGCCCACCAAGTTCGTCGACGCCTTCGACGCCGCCCAGGCGCTGCTCCGCCAGCTCAAGGAGAAGCAGGACGCCGTCGCCGCCGCCATGACCCCGGAGGACAAAGCCGCCGCCCAGGGCGATCTGGACTCCCTGCTCTCGGAGATCGCCCGGCTGCTGAACGCCGCCAACGAATTGGCGGACTCGAACACGGACATCGGCGAACTCAGCCGGGCCCGCTATCTGCTGGCGTACGTCAACACGCTGGCCGGTCGCTACTACGAGGCCGCCGTGCTGGCGGAGTACGTCGCCCAGAACTTCAATCCCCCGCCGCCGGACCCGGAGAAGCCGGACGCCCCGGACCAGTCCGGCATCCCGCTGCAGGCCGCCACGACCGCGGCGCTGGCCTGGACGCAGGCCTACCAGACCCGGCCGGAGGGCTTCGACGGCTCCTTCGAACTGTCCCAGTTGGAGCGGCTGGCGGGCTGGATCGCGGAGAAATACCCCGACAGCGACGCCGCCACCAACGCCCGCGTGACGCTCGGCCGCGTGCTGCTGAACGAGGGCGAACTGGCCCGCGCCGCCGACGCTTTCGCCGCGATCCCCGAGTCCGACGCCGGCTACGCCGACGCCCAGTTGCGGGCCGGCGACGCCCTGTGGCGCCGCAGCCTGGAACTGGCCCGGGCCGAAGCCGCCGACGGCCCCGCGACCCCGCCCCCCGGCGGCGAGGACGCCCCGAACGCCGAGACCCTGCGGCAGGAGGCCCAACAGTACCTGCAACGCGGCGTCGCCAAGGCCGAGGCGTCGCTGAGCGGCGACGCGGAGCTCTCGCCCACGCTGGTGATCGGCAAAACGACCCTCGCCCAGATTTATAACGGCGAGGGCGAGTTCCAGAAGGCCGTCGACGAGCTGACCGGCGGCAAGGCGAAGGTGCAGAACGCCGTCGCCGTCGCGGAGGGCGCCGAGCGGCCGGATAAGGGGATTAAAAGCGCCGGGTTCGCCAAGATCGTCTATCAACAATTGCTGCGGGCCCAGATCGGCCTGAAGAACATCGACGCCGCCCGGCAGACGATCAAGGATATCCAGTCCGTCAGCACCGGCGGGGACGTGGGGGTGTTCGTCTCACTGGGTCGGCAGATTCAGGAAGAACTCGAGGAGATCCCGCCCGGCCCGGCCCGGGACGAGGCCCGGGCGAACCTCGTCAGCTTCCTGGAGGAGATCGCCGCCTCGGACGATCAAACCTTCGGCTCGCTGATGTGGGTCGCGGAGACCTACGCCGGCCTCGCCGAGACCCTGCCGGAGGGCGCCGCCCAGGGGCGGCAATACTACGACGCCGCCGCGAAGGCCCTGCGGTCCGTGGTGCAGAACCATCTGCCCGAGGAGAACAAACAGGCCGCGGCGAACGCCGTGCGGCTGCGGCTGGCCGAGGTGCTCGCCGGCGCCGGCAAGTTCCAGGAGGGCTACGATCAGGTCCTGCAGGTTCTGTCCGCCAGCGAGAACGCTCTGAACGCGCAGACCGTCGCCGCCAACCTGCTGGGCGACTGGGGCGCCGCCGAGGGCGACGCCGCCACCCTGGTGAAGGCTCTCGCCGGCGACGAGACGGCGAAGGTCTGGGGCTGGGGCAAAATCTCCCTGATGCTGGCCAAGCAGTTGCGGACGCCGGAGGGCGAGCGCTTCCAGGCGGACTTCAACAACGCCCGCTTGCAGATCCCCACGGTGCGGGCCGCGTTGGCGGCGACGAAGTCCGGCGACGAGCAGACTTCTGAATATCAGGCGGCGGAGAAGGAACTGCTCTCCTGGATCACGCTGACGCCCCCGGACAAGATCGCCCCGGAGACCCGCAAGCAGGCCGAGGAGCTGTACCGCAGCCTGCAGGAGAGCCGGGGCGTGGCCGACCCGGCCCCGCTGCCGACCGGCGGCGCCCCCGCCGCGACGCCCTCCGCCGACGGGGAAGAGCCCCGCGTGGCCGACGCCGGCGCCGGCACGCAAAACGCCAACAGCCCCGCGGCGACCGACACCGCGGAGGAGGACGAGGGGCCGAACGTGGTGTTGCTGGTCGTCGGGCTGGTCGTGCTGACGCTGATCACGATCGGCGGCATCATCGCCTTCAAGCCGAAGCCTCGGAAACGGGCCGCCCGCCGCTCGACCGGCAAGGCCGGGGACGAGGGCGCCACCCACGCCAAGATGAAGGGGCACGGGGTGGTCCGCAGCTCGCTGCCGGACGTCGCCCCGATCCCCGCCGCCGTCCCGGCAGCGGCCGTCGACGAAGGGCCGGTCGGCACCGACTTCCCGGACTTCTCCGCCCTGTCGCAGAAGAAGGCCTCCAAGCCTGCCGCCGGAACCGCCCCGCGGACCCGCTCCGGGGTTCCCAGCGCCAGCTCCGGCACGAGTGGCCCGGAAGCCGTCAAGCGACGGCGCTCCTCGTCCAGTTCCTCCAGCGGCACGTCGTCCAGTGGGAAGACGCGGCGGCCGGCCAGCCCCGGCGCCGCGGCGCCGGACGGCAAGACGGTGCGGCGCCGCTCGTCGTCGTCCGGTTCGACCTCGTCCGGCTCCTCCGGTTCCAGTTCGTCAGGCTCCTCGTCCTCCGATTCGTCCGGCGCGCCCCGCAAGCGGCGGCCGAAGCCGCCCTCGGAATAG
- a CDS encoding sulfatase — MRSPALPFVALLLTAAVAPDAAGDERPNIVLVFADDLGQRDLGCYGSPFYETPHVDALAARGVRFTNAYAACPVCSPTRASVYTGRYPARLPLTDWLKGRRQPQDSPILHAEYLDQLPLEQVTVAEELKAAGYRTGFMGKWHLGGEGFLPTDQGFDVNVGGGPNGNPGSFFWPQWGKRVQGLEGEFEGQYITDLLAKKAAGFVTESSKEEAPWFLCVATYQVHTPIQAKADVQAKYEAKRDRLAKEDPRFTQTGGNGREGAPSIPIQNNPRYAAMVESLDDLVGTVVDAVERAGESDNTLIVFFSDNGGLSVSEGPHTPATTNAPLRAGKGYLYEGGIREPLIVAGPGVAEGETCDVPVISNDLRATFLSAAGESQIDPRDGASLNSLLAEPTTHEMQPRPLFWHYPHFSNQGGSPGGAVLDGQWKLIERYEDGALELYNLKQDPSETRNLAARQAEKAEELRAKLSAWRQEVRANMPTANPDAPGPVLER; from the coding sequence ATGCGTTCTCCCGCCCTGCCGTTCGTCGCGCTCCTGCTGACCGCCGCGGTCGCCCCCGACGCCGCGGGGGACGAGCGGCCCAATATTGTGCTCGTGTTCGCCGACGACCTCGGCCAGCGGGACCTGGGCTGCTACGGGTCGCCCTTTTATGAAACGCCGCACGTCGACGCGCTCGCCGCCCGCGGCGTGCGGTTCACGAACGCCTACGCCGCTTGCCCGGTGTGCAGCCCCACGCGGGCCAGCGTCTACACCGGCCGCTACCCCGCCCGGTTGCCGCTGACGGACTGGTTGAAGGGCCGGCGCCAGCCGCAGGATTCTCCCATTCTGCACGCGGAGTATCTCGACCAACTGCCCCTCGAACAGGTCACGGTCGCGGAGGAATTGAAGGCCGCCGGCTATCGCACCGGATTCATGGGCAAGTGGCACCTCGGCGGGGAGGGCTTTTTACCGACCGATCAGGGGTTCGACGTGAACGTCGGCGGCGGGCCGAACGGCAACCCCGGCAGTTTCTTTTGGCCGCAGTGGGGCAAGCGGGTGCAGGGGCTCGAGGGGGAGTTCGAGGGCCAGTACATCACCGACCTGCTGGCCAAGAAGGCGGCCGGCTTCGTAACGGAGTCTTCCAAGGAAGAAGCCCCGTGGTTCCTCTGCGTCGCCACCTATCAGGTGCACACGCCGATTCAGGCCAAGGCGGACGTGCAGGCGAAATACGAGGCGAAGCGGGACCGCCTCGCGAAAGAAGACCCCCGCTTCACGCAGACCGGCGGCAACGGGCGGGAGGGCGCCCCCAGCATCCCGATTCAAAACAACCCCCGGTACGCGGCGATGGTGGAGAGCCTGGACGACCTCGTCGGCACGGTCGTGGACGCCGTGGAGCGGGCGGGCGAGTCGGACAACACCCTCATCGTGTTCTTCAGCGACAACGGCGGGCTGAGCGTCTCCGAGGGGCCGCACACCCCGGCGACCACCAACGCCCCGCTGCGGGCCGGCAAGGGGTATTTATACGAAGGCGGGATTCGGGAACCGCTGATCGTCGCCGGCCCCGGCGTCGCGGAGGGCGAAACCTGCGACGTGCCGGTCATCTCCAACGACCTGCGGGCCACCTTCCTGTCCGCCGCCGGCGAGTCGCAGATCGACCCCCGCGACGGCGCCTCCCTCAACAGCCTGCTGGCCGAGCCGACCACGCACGAAATGCAGCCCCGGCCGCTGTTCTGGCACTACCCGCACTTCTCCAACCAGGGCGGCAGCCCCGGCGGGGCGGTGCTCGACGGTCAGTGGAAGCTTATTGAACGCTACGAGGACGGCGCGCTGGAGCTTTATAACCTCAAGCAGGACCCGTCCGAGACCCGCAACCTCGCCGCGAGGCAGGCCGAGAAAGCGGAGGAGTTACGGGCGAAACTCTCGGCTTGGCGGCAGGAGGTGCGGGCCAATATGCCCACCGCCAACCCGGACGCCCCCGGGCCGGTGTTGGAACGCTGA